A window of Phenylobacterium sp. NIBR 498073 genomic DNA:
CGAGCACGAACTGCTCGACCAACTGATGCAGGCCGACGACCTCGACGCCATCGCCGAGCGGCTGTCCTTGTCGGAGGCTGCTGTCCGCAAGCGCGTGCGGCGGCTGCTGAAGAGCACCGGAGCCGACCGTCGCGGCGCGCTGCTCGCGCGGCTGACCCGCCTGCTGGCCGATGAGAGCGTCTGCGACTGGGCGCGCGATGTCGGACTAAGACGAGCCTTGGGCGCGACGCCCGCACAGATGCGCCTGAGCCATCTGCTGGCCGAAGGCGCGACCTTGCCCCATGCGGCCGAAACGCTCGGCCTCAGCACACACACCGTCCGCGACCAGGCGAGGGAAATACTTGCCCGGACCGGCCAGAAGCGATTGGCCGAACTGCCGCGCTTCCTGGCCGAAGCGCGCGCGCTGGTCGCCTTCGCCGAGGCCGACGAAACCGCTTGCTCCGACCGCGAAGGGCTGCTCGGCGCCACCCGGATCTTCTATCTCGCCCGCCGCCAGGTCGCCGCCGCCGACTTCGGCCCTCCTGACGGCGAGCCGGTGCTGTTTGTGCATGGCGGCATGGGTTCGCGCCGCGTGGCGACCCGTCTGCGCGCAGCGCTCCAGGCCCGCGGCCTTCGCCCCCTGGGCGTCGACCGGCCGGGCTTTGGCCTCACCGATCCGGCCGGCGGCGATCCGTTCGTCGCCGCAGCCGGCGACATGGCGGGCCTGCTCGACGCACTTGGCCTGGAGCGCGTGCGGCTGCTGGCCAGGGATGGCGGTGCGCCTGCGGCGCTGGCCTTCGCCGCCCTGCATCCCGAACGCGTGCAGGCCGGCGTGCTGATCTCGCCGCGCCCGCCCCAGGCGCGACTACCCGGCGTGCAGCTCATCGACGGCTGGATCCGCCTAGGCGCCCAGCACCCCAGCGCGATCGTCGCGATCTATGCTCTGCTGCGCCGGAAAGCCGGCGTGCGGCTCACCGAGACCCTGATCCGCCGCCTGTTCGGGGGCCATTCCGCCGACGCGGCCCTGATCGAGGATCCGGTCTGGCGCCACGCCGCGGTGGCCGAGTTGCTGACCTGCGGCGCGCGCACGGCCGACGGACTGGCCGCCGAGCAAACCGCCTATCCGCGCTGGCGGCCGCCGCTGCTCGCCGGCCCTGCGCCCTGGACGGTCGTGACCGGCGGCTTGGACCCGCTTTGGGCCGCCGCCGCTCAGGAAGATCCCTGGCGCGGCCTGCCCGGCCTGCGGCACGTGCGCATCGCCGAGGCCGGCCGTTTCCTCCAGGACACCCACGCCGGGGAGATCGCCGTCCTGGTATCCAAAGCGGGGATGCGGGCTGCTCCCCCCTTATGAAATCCTGGCTTCGACCTTTGGGTGGGGGCTTGAGATGTTCAGACTATTGGCGGGCGCGGCTGTGGTGTTGGCCTTCACGACGGGCGAAGCCCGGGCCTTCGAGCGGCCGGCGGCCCTCGATGCGCCGATCGACTTGCCCTCGGCCGCGCCGCAGAAGTTCACCCGCAACGTGCTGGCCGGCGACAAGGTGCGCACGAGCGTCTTCGTGCCGTCCTACCGCGTCTCATTCATGGTTCGCGCCCGGGCGAGCGCCAGCACTACCGACACCCGCGCCACCGCGGAAACCGTGCTGAGCGGCGCAGAGCCCGAACTGATCCAGGCGATCACCGACCGGGCCTATGCCGACTTCGTTGAACGCCTGAAAGCCGCGGGCTTTACGGTGGTCACTCCCGACGACTGGCGGGCGACCCCCGGCGCGGACCAGCTCAAGGCCGGCGCGGGCCAGATCGAGATTCAGACCATGAGCAACCTGGGCGCGCGCCAGTCATACGCCCTGGTGCATCCGACCGGGCTCGGGTCCTGGCCGGAAAGCGCGATGCCGGTCAACCTGGGCGCGGTGCGGGCGATGACGCGCGACCTCGACGCCACCATGGTCGCGCCGCGCTTCACCGTGAACTACGCCTATGTGCAGGCCTCGGGCGGCGGGCCGATGGCGATCCTCGCCCGGGGCGCCCAAGCCTCCTACAAGCCGATGATTCACGGCGGGCCCGTTATCGGCGGCTTCTCCATGGAACCCTGGCGGGTCCGGGTCGGCCAGCACGGCGGCTTTTTCGAGTACAAGGTCGACGGCTCGCTCGAGGCGCCGGGCGATTTCGGCCTGGTCCAGGGCGATCGCGGCCCGGCGCGTTCCACCGCTGCCGGCGGGCAATCGGTGGACACCTGGGAGAGCCGGCTTGGCTATGTCGGCCACGCGAGCGCGGTCGGCCGGTTCGAAGTTGATCCCGAAGCCTATACCCGTCTGGCGCTCCAGGCCCTGGCCCTGCAGAACCAGGTCGCCGTCGACGAACTGCGCAAGGCCCGGCGCTGACGTCGCCCCTTGACGCCCCTTGGGGCAAGTCCCCCATCTTCCGCCCAACGATCAGGGGAGATGGGTCACGTGGTTCAACCGTTCGAGGTCGCCTGGAGCGACGAGGCCGTGCAGGCGGTGCTGGATCAGATCCGCGCCTATCCGTGGCCGCCGATCCCCGAGGTTCCCGACGGCTGGGCCTATGGCTGCGACGGGGCCTATCTCAAGGAGCTCTGCGCCCACTGGACCGGCGCCTACGACTGGCGCGCGGCGATGGCCGACCTCAACCGCTTCCCGCAGTTCACCGCCAAGGTCGAGGACTACGACCTCCACTTCGTGCATGTCGTCGGCGAGGCCGGCGGCCGGCGGCCGCTGCTGCTGAGCCACGGCTGGCCGGGTTCGCACTACGAGTTCTGGGACTCGATCGAGAAGCTCGCCTTCCCTAGCCGCTTCGGCGGCGATCCGAAGGACGCCTTCGACCTGGTGATCCCCTCGCTGCCGGGCTTCGGGTTCTCGTCCAAGCCGGTCCGCCCGATCGGCCAGCGCACCACCGCGCGGCTGTTCAACACCCTGATGACGAAGGTGCTGGGCTATGACCGCTATCTCGCCCAGGGCGGCGACTGGGGGGCCATGATCACCTCCTGGCTCGGCCATGAGCACCACAACCACGTCCGCGCCATCCACCTCAACATGATGGCCCTGCGCCCGTTCGGCGGCCCCAAGGACGAGGCCGAGGTCGCCTGGCTGACCCGCCAGGGCCAGATGATGGAGCTGATGGGCGCCTACTTCCGGCTCCAGGCCTCCAAGCCGCAGTCCCTGGCCTGGATGGGCGCGGGCAACCCGGTCGGCCAGGCCGCCTGGATCGCCGAACGGTTCCACGACTGGTCGGACCTGCGCGAAAGGCCCTTCGACCAGGTCCACCCCAAGGACAGGCTGCTGACCAACATCATGCTCTATGTGATGACCGGCAGCTTCACGACCGGCGCCTGGTACTATCGCGGTTTCCTCGAGGAAGGCGGCGTCGCCCTGGCCGAGGGCCAGCGCTGCGAAACCCCGACCGCCTTCGCCAACTTCCCGGGCGAGCCGCTCTACACCGCCCCGCCCCGCGGCTGGGCAGAGCGCGCCTACAATATCGTCCGTTGGACCGATCAGCCGCGCGGCGGCCACTTCGCCGCCATGGAGGAACCCGACCTCTTCGTCGCCGACGTGCAGGCCTGGGGCCGGGAGCACAGCTGACAATTCCTGCCCCGTTGGGGGAGGTGGATCGATGCGCAGCATCGAGACGGAGGGGGCCTGCTGAATCAGCGGTCCCTTCAGTCGGGGAGCAATTTGGCGCCCTACCCCTCCATCACCGCCGCGATCGCGCCGATCAGCCGCTCCAGCTCCACCGGCTTGGGCACCAGCACGTCCATGCCGGCGGCCAGGTACTCGGCTTCGTGGTGAGCCATGGCGTTGGCGGTCAGGGCGATGATCGGCGTGCGCGACAGCCCCTGCTCGGCCTCGCGCTCGCGGATCGCCCGCGCGGCGCTTGGCCCGTCCATCACCGGCATCTGCACGTCCATCAGGATCACGTCCCAGCCGCCCTCTTGTGCGGCCGCCACCGCCGCCGCGCCGTCCTCGACACAGCGCAGCTCGACGCCCACCTGGCTGAGCAAGGTCTTCAGCACCAGCCGGTTGATCGGGTTGTCCTCGGCCGCCAGCACCCGCACCTCGCCGGCCGGAGCGACGACCGCCGCCTCGGGCGCCGTCTGCGGCGCGGCCTTGGCCCGCACCAGCGGCAGCGTCACCGTAAAGCTCGCCCCCTCGCCGGGCTGCGAGGCCACTGCGATGGTTCCGCCCATCAGCTCGGTCAGCTCGCGGCAGATCGCCAGCCCCAGCCCCGATCCGCCATAGCGCCGGGTGGTCGAGGCGTCCTCCTGCACGAACTTCTGGAACAGCGCGCCCTGACGCTCGGCGGCGATGCCCGGTCCCGTGTCGGCGACCTCGATCACCAGCTTGCCGGCCCGGCGCAGGGCCCGTACCCGCACCCAGCCCGCGGCCGTGAACTTCACTGCGTTGGAGATCAGGTTGTGCACGATCTGGCGAACACGGGTGGGGTCGCCGACCCACACGCCCTTCAACGCCGGCTCGACCTCCAGCTGCAGGGCAAGCCCCTTCTCCGCGGCCAGCGGCCCGAAGGTCGACTGCGCTCCCTGCATCAGGGCGACGATGTCGACGACCGCGTCCTCCAGCTCCAGCCGCCCGGCCTCGATCCGCGACAGGTCCAGCAAGTCGTTCAGCAGCACCAGCAGGGTCTCGCCGGCCTGACGCACCACCCCCAGCCGTTCGCGCTGGCGGGCCGACAGCTCGTCGCGCTCCATCGCCTGGGCCATGCCCAGCACCCCGTTCAGCGGCGTGCGGATCTCGTGGCTCATGGTCGCCAGAAACGCCGACTTGGCGACATTGGCGGCGTTGGCCTGGTCGCGGGCCCGCTTGAGCGAGGCGTTGACCACCTTCAGCCGCCGCTCAGAGCGCTTCAGATCCTCGATCGACTGGGTGACCACCACGCAGCGCACCGGCCCCTCGCCCTGGAACCGCGCGGCGGTCAGCCGGAACCATTCGCCGTCATTCGCCTGGTAGGCGCGCGAGAAGCTGGCCGCCTCTCCGGCGATCACCGAACGTACCCCGCGCACCAGCGCCTTGCCGCCCGACAGGCCGCCGAACACACCGAACAGGTTGCGCCCCATCGGATAGACGTCCACCCCCAGCAGCTCGGCGCCCAGCGCCTTGAAGGCCGAGTTGGCGGCGATGATCACGCCCTGCTCGTCAATGACCGCAAGATAGGCCGCGACGCTGTCGATCACCCCGCGACCGAAACGCTCGGACTCGCGTAACTCTGCGGTGGCCTCGCGCTGGGCGGTGACGTCCTGGGTGGCGCCATGCAGCGCCACGCAGCGGCCGTCGACCATCCGCGTCTCGCCCATCACCCGGACCCAGATGGGCGCGCCGTCGGCCGTGCGCGCCCGGGCCTCGAAGTCGATCGGAGCGCCGGTGGCGATCGCCTGCCGCAGGTGTTCCAGCACCGCCTCGTGGTCGTCCTCGACGTAGACGGCCAGCGACGCCGTTTGGTCGTCGACCATGGGGCGCCCGAACAGCTCGGCCAGCTCCGGGCTCCAGTGCACGACCTGCGCTTCGAGATCGACTTCCCAGCCGCCGAGCCGCGCCAGCCGGCCCGCCGACTTCAGCGCCAGCGAGGTCGACTTCAGCCGCTCGCGGGTGGCGTGCGCGGCCGAGATGTCGGCCGTGATCACGATGAAGCCGTCCAGGACGCCGTCGGCCGAATAGCTCGGCCGCATGTCGACGTCGACATGGATCCGCCGCCCGTCCTTGGTCTGATCGACGACCTCGGCGCGGAAGCCTTCGCCGACCGCCGCAGCGGCGTCAATCATCGCCCAGGTTTCGGGATCGCCCTCGGGGCTGCGCAGCACCTGCGCCAGGGTGCGCCCCTTCACCTCGTCGAACTCATAGCCGGTCATGGCCGTGAAGCCGTCATTGACCCAGTCGATCCGCCCGGCCGGATCGCACAGCACCACCGCATGCGGCGTCAGTCGGGCCACGCTCGCCAACCGCGAGGTCAGGTCCACCGCCTTCGAACCACCCATAAAGCTCCCCCCAGAGCCAGCATGCTCGGCGTCTATGAAAAAACCAGAAAACTCCGG
This region includes:
- a CDS encoding alpha/beta fold hydrolase, with amino-acid sequence MKPPAREFEADRFFALWAELERDVADNRAPQLDGLHDAGNESLACRPAAPEAGFAAAVIHGGTLAWAGGGWTDLFGVGAPAIPPATAHAARSGRAYLVLEDRRGQAVLTVLAARRHAAAWPVAGALANAPGDSALVAMAFAPSRMRGFADFAARVYGLGRSEHELLDQLMQADDLDAIAERLSLSEAAVRKRVRRLLKSTGADRRGALLARLTRLLADESVCDWARDVGLRRALGATPAQMRLSHLLAEGATLPHAAETLGLSTHTVRDQAREILARTGQKRLAELPRFLAEARALVAFAEADETACSDREGLLGATRIFYLARRQVAAADFGPPDGEPVLFVHGGMGSRRVATRLRAALQARGLRPLGVDRPGFGLTDPAGGDPFVAAAGDMAGLLDALGLERVRLLARDGGAPAALAFAALHPERVQAGVLISPRPPQARLPGVQLIDGWIRLGAQHPSAIVAIYALLRRKAGVRLTETLIRRLFGGHSADAALIEDPVWRHAAVAELLTCGARTADGLAAEQTAYPRWRPPLLAGPAPWTVVTGGLDPLWAAAAQEDPWRGLPGLRHVRIAEAGRFLQDTHAGEIAVLVSKAGMRAAPPL
- a CDS encoding epoxide hydrolase family protein; the protein is MVQPFEVAWSDEAVQAVLDQIRAYPWPPIPEVPDGWAYGCDGAYLKELCAHWTGAYDWRAAMADLNRFPQFTAKVEDYDLHFVHVVGEAGGRRPLLLSHGWPGSHYEFWDSIEKLAFPSRFGGDPKDAFDLVIPSLPGFGFSSKPVRPIGQRTTARLFNTLMTKVLGYDRYLAQGGDWGAMITSWLGHEHHNHVRAIHLNMMALRPFGGPKDEAEVAWLTRQGQMMELMGAYFRLQASKPQSLAWMGAGNPVGQAAWIAERFHDWSDLRERPFDQVHPKDRLLTNIMLYVMTGSFTTGAWYYRGFLEEGGVALAEGQRCETPTAFANFPGEPLYTAPPRGWAERAYNIVRWTDQPRGGHFAAMEEPDLFVADVQAWGREHS
- a CDS encoding ATP-binding protein; translation: MGGSKAVDLTSRLASVARLTPHAVVLCDPAGRIDWVNDGFTAMTGYEFDEVKGRTLAQVLRSPEGDPETWAMIDAAAAVGEGFRAEVVDQTKDGRRIHVDVDMRPSYSADGVLDGFIVITADISAAHATRERLKSTSLALKSAGRLARLGGWEVDLEAQVVHWSPELAELFGRPMVDDQTASLAVYVEDDHEAVLEHLRQAIATGAPIDFEARARTADGAPIWVRVMGETRMVDGRCVALHGATQDVTAQREATAELRESERFGRGVIDSVAAYLAVIDEQGVIIAANSAFKALGAELLGVDVYPMGRNLFGVFGGLSGGKALVRGVRSVIAGEAASFSRAYQANDGEWFRLTAARFQGEGPVRCVVVTQSIEDLKRSERRLKVVNASLKRARDQANAANVAKSAFLATMSHEIRTPLNGVLGMAQAMERDELSARQRERLGVVRQAGETLLVLLNDLLDLSRIEAGRLELEDAVVDIVALMQGAQSTFGPLAAEKGLALQLEVEPALKGVWVGDPTRVRQIVHNLISNAVKFTAAGWVRVRALRRAGKLVIEVADTGPGIAAERQGALFQKFVQEDASTTRRYGGSGLGLAICRELTELMGGTIAVASQPGEGASFTVTLPLVRAKAAPQTAPEAAVVAPAGEVRVLAAEDNPINRLVLKTLLSQVGVELRCVEDGAAAVAAAQEGGWDVILMDVQMPVMDGPSAARAIREREAEQGLSRTPIIALTANAMAHHEAEYLAAGMDVLVPKPVELERLIGAIAAVMEG